The Pseudoxanthomonas sp. genome segment CGGCGGACGCGGCAAGCCGATCACGCGGCAGGCGCACCTGGCGCAGCTGGCGGAACGTTTCGCACGGCAGGACGTCGATCGCGACGGGTTCCTCGACGAGAGGGAGCTGGCGGCGCCACCGCGGTGATTGCCGTCAGGCGTGCAGCAGGCGTCCGCCCGCGAACGCCCAGTTCTCCCGCGTCGTTTCCCTGAAGCAGACCATGACGTTCTCCGGATTCCGACCCGCCGCCGCCAGGCGTTGCATCAGGTCGGCCAGCAGTGCCTTCCTGATTTTCACGCTGCGGCCGGCCGACCACAGGATCTCGATCAGCAGGAAGTCGTCGTCGCGCGCGCCGGTCACGTCCGGATACGAAGCGTCGTAGCGGAAGTCCTGCGCCGGCAGTTCCAGCACGCGCTGGAAGCGGTCTGCTTCCGGCACGCCGGAAGCGACCAGCGCCGCGTGCACCGCATCGAGCACGGACGCCTTGAAGGCGGCGTCCTTCGGCGCGCATACGGTCACGGTGACCAAGGGCATGGCGGACTCCTGCGGGGTAGGGACCCCAGCGTATCCGGCTTGGCGGCAGAAAAAGAAAACGCCGGCCACGAGGGCCGGCGTCGGGTTGCCGGCCCCGGAGGTCCGGCGGGGGAGGAACGGTTACTTGGTGATGTCGACGTGGTTGGTCTCGCGCAGGAACAGCGTGCCGATGATCAGCGTCATCACGGCGATGCCGATCGGGTACCACAGGCCGTAGTACAGGTTGCCCGTGGCCGCGACCAGCGCGAACGAGATGGCTGGCAGGAAGCCGCCGAACCAGCCGTTGCCGATGTGGTAGGGCAGCGACATCGAGGTGTAGCGGATCTGCGTGGGGAACAGCTCGACCAGGTAGGCGGCGATCGGGCCGTACACCATGGTCACGTAGATCACCAGGACCCACAGCAGGAAGATCGTCATCGGGATGTTGATGCGGTCGGTCGCGGCCTTCTCCGGATAACCGGCGGCGGTCAGCGCGGTCTTCAGCTCGCCACCGAAGGCGGCGGTCTTGGCCTTGGCGTCATCCCCGGACAGGCCGGCAGCCTCGAACGAGGTGACCGAGTTGGCGCCCACGTTGACCTGTGCCACCGAACCCACCGGCGCCGCCTGCACCGAGTAGGGAACACCGGCGCGGGCCAGTGCGGCCGTGGCGACGTCGCAGGAGCTGGTGAACTTGCGCACGCCGACCGGATCGAACTGGAACGAGCAGGTGTCCGGATCCGCCACCACGATCGCCGGCGACGTGCGGCTGGCCTCTTCCACGCCCGGATTGGCGAAGTGGGTGATGCCCTTGAAGATCGGGAAGTAGGTCACCGCGGCCAGCAGGCAGCCGGCCATGATGATCTTCTTGCGCCCGATCTTGTCCGACAGCCAGCCGAAGAACAGGAAGAACGGCGTGGCCAGCGCCAGGGCGGCGGCGATCAGCAGGTAGGCGACGGTGGAGTCCACCTTCAGGATGCTCTGCAGGTAGAACAGCGCGTAGAACTGGCCGGCGTACCACACCACGGCCTGGCCGGCGGTGGCGCCGAACAGCACCAGCAGCATCAGCTTCAGGTTGCCGCCCTTCATCGAATCGCGGAACGGCGTCTTGGAGCCCTTGCCCTCGGCCTTCATCTGCTGGAACAGCGGGGATTCGCTCAGCTGCAGGCGGATCCACACCGAGATGCCGAGCAGGATGATCGACGCCAGGAACGGAATGCGCCAGCCCCAGGCCTCGAACGCTTCGGTGCCCAGCGACAGGCGGCACGCCAGGATCACCAGCAGCGACAGGAACAGGCCCAGCGTGGCCGTGGTCTGGATGAAGCTGGTGTACAGCCCGCGCTTGCCGTCCGGCGCATGCTCGGCCACGTAGGTGGCCGCACCCCCGTACTCGCCGCCCATCGCCAGGCCCTGGGCCAGGCGCAGCACGATCAGGATGACCGGGGCGGCCATGCCGATCGACGCGTAGTTGGGCAGCACGCCGACCAAGAAGGTCGAGATGCCCATGATCAGGATGGTGACCAGGAACGTGTACTTGCGGCCGATGCGGTCGCCCAGGCTGCCGAAGAACGCCGCACCGAACGGACGCACGAAGAAGCCCGCGGCGAACGCCAGCAGCGCGAAGATCATGCCGGTGGTCGGATTGACGCCACTGAAGAACTGCTTGGCGATGATGGCCGCCAGCGATCCGTAGAGATAGAAGTCGTACCACTCGAACACGGTGCCGAGGCTGGAGGCGAAGATGACCTTCTTGTGGCCCTTCGTCAGCTCCCCTTTCGGCGAGTGCTGCACGGTCGTGGAACTCATGTGGATTCCCCTCAGAATGTGTACTTGACGGTGGTGTGCAGACGCTTCAGGTCGCCCTCGCGGTCGTCCTCGAGCGAACGCTGGCCGTAGATGAGCTCCGCGCCGATGTCCAGTTTCGGGAACGGCGAGTAGATCAGGTTGGCGTGCATGGACTGCGTGCGCTCGGTGACGCCGAAGCCGGTCAACGCGGCGTCGTTGTCGAAATGCGAGGCCGCATACATCAGGTTGG includes the following:
- a CDS encoding MFS transporter — protein: MSSTTVQHSPKGELTKGHKKVIFASSLGTVFEWYDFYLYGSLAAIIAKQFFSGVNPTTGMIFALLAFAAGFFVRPFGAAFFGSLGDRIGRKYTFLVTILIMGISTFLVGVLPNYASIGMAAPVILIVLRLAQGLAMGGEYGGAATYVAEHAPDGKRGLYTSFIQTTATLGLFLSLLVILACRLSLGTEAFEAWGWRIPFLASIILLGISVWIRLQLSESPLFQQMKAEGKGSKTPFRDSMKGGNLKLMLLVLFGATAGQAVVWYAGQFYALFYLQSILKVDSTVAYLLIAAALALATPFFLFFGWLSDKIGRKKIIMAGCLLAAVTYFPIFKGITHFANPGVEEASRTSPAIVVADPDTCSFQFDPVGVRKFTSSCDVATAALARAGVPYSVQAAPVGSVAQVNVGANSVTSFEAAGLSGDDAKAKTAAFGGELKTALTAAGYPEKAATDRINIPMTIFLLWVLVIYVTMVYGPIAAYLVELFPTQIRYTSMSLPYHIGNGWFGGFLPAISFALVAATGNLYYGLWYPIGIAVMTLIIGTLFLRETNHVDITK
- a CDS encoding tautomerase family protein, coding for MPLVTVTVCAPKDAAFKASVLDAVHAALVASGVPEADRFQRVLELPAQDFRYDASYPDVTGARDDDFLLIEILWSAGRSVKIRKALLADLMQRLAAAGRNPENVMVCFRETTRENWAFAGGRLLHA